The Zea mays subsp. mays mitochondrion, complete genome genome contains a region encoding:
- the atp1-a1 gene encoding ATPase subunit 1 — MEFSPRAAELTTLLESRMINFYTNLKVDEIGRVVSVGDGIARVYGLNEIQAGEMVEFASGVKGIALNLENENVGIVVFGSDTAIKEGDLVKRTGSIVDVPAGKAMLGRVVDALGVPIDGKGALSDHERRRVEVKAPGIIERKSVHEPMQTGLKAVDSLVPIGRGQRELIIGDRQTGKTAIAIDTILNQKQMNSRGTNESETLYCVYVAIGQKRSTVAQLVQILSEANALEYSMLVAATASDPAPLQFLAPYSGCAMGEYFRDNGMHALIIYDDLSKQAVAYRQMSLLLRRPPGREAFPGDVFYLHSRLLERAAKRSDQTGAGSLTALPVIETQAGDVSAYIPTNVISITDGQICLETELFYRGIRPAINVGLSVSRVGSAAQLKAMKQVCGSSKLELAQYREVAAFAQFGSDLDAATQALLNRGARLTEVPKQPQYEPLPIEKQIVVIYAAVNGFCDRMPLDRISQYEKNILSTINPELLKSFLEKGGLTNERKMEPDASLKESALNL, encoded by the coding sequence ATGGAATTCTCACCAAGAGCTGCGGAACTCACGACTCTATTAGAAAGTAGAATGATCAACTTTTACACGAATTTGAAAGTGGATGAGATCGGTCGAGTGGTCTCAGTTGGAGATGGGATTGCACGAGTTTACGGATTGAACGAGATTCAAGCAGGAGAAATGGTGGAATTTGCCAGCGGTGTGAAAGGAATAGCCTTGAATCTTGAGAATGAGAATGTAGGTATTGTTGTCTTTGGTAGTGATACCGCTATTAAAGAAGGAGATCTTGTCAAGCGCACTGGATCTATTGTGGATGTTCCTGCGGGAAAGGCCATGTTAGGCCGTGTGGTCGACGCCTTGGGAGTACCTATTGATGGAAAAGGGGCTCTAAGCGATCACGAACGAAGACGTGTCGAAGTGAAAGCCCCAGGGATTATTGAACGTAAATCTGTCCACGAACCTATGCAAACAGGCTTAAAAGCAGTGGATAGCCTGGTTCCTATAGGCCGTGGTCAACGAGAACTTATAATCGGGGACAGACAAACTGGAAAAACAGCAATAGCTATCGATACTATATTAAACCAAAAGCAAATGAACTCAAGGGGCACAAATGAGAGTGAGACATTGTATTGTGTCTATGTTGCGATTGGACAAAAACGCTCGACTGTGGCACAATTAGTTCAAATTCTGTCAGAAGCGAATGCTTTGGAATATTCCATGCTTGTAGCAGCCACCGCTTCGGATCCAGCTCCTCTGCAATTTCTGGCCCCATATTCTGGGTGTGCCATGGGGGAATATTTCCGCGATAATGGAATGCATGCATTAATTATATATGATGATCTAAGTAAACAGGCGGTGGCATATCGACAAATGTCATTATTGTTACGCCGACCACCAGGCCGTGAGGCTTTCCCCGGGGATGTTTTCTATTTACATTCCCGTCTCTTAGAAAGAGCCGCTAAACGATCGGACCAGACAGGTGCAGGTAGCTTGACTGCGTTACCCGTGATTGAAACACAAGCTGGAGACGTATCGGCCTATATCCCCACCAATGTGATCTCCATTACAGATGGACAAATCTGTTTGGAAACAGAGCTCTTTTATCGCGGAATTAGACCAGCTATTAACGTTGGCTTATCCGTCAGTCGCGTCGGGTCCGCCGCTCAGTTGAAAGCTATGAAACAAGTCTGCGGTAGTTCAAAACTGGAATTGGCACAATATCGCGAAGTGGCCGCCTTCGCTCAATTTGGGTCAGACCTTGATGCTGCGACTCAGGCATTACTCAATAGAGGTGCAAGGCTTACAGAAGTGCCCAAACAACCACAATATGAGCCACTTCCAATTGAAAAACAAATTGTTGTTATTTATGCTGCTGTCAACGGCTTCTGTGATCGAATGCCACTAGACAGAATTTCTCAATATGAAAAAAACATTCTAAGTACTATTAATCCTGAATTACTAAAATCCTTCTTAGAAAAAGGTGGCTTAACTAACGAAAGAAAGATGGAACCTGATGCTTCTTTAAAAGAAAGCGCTTTAAATTTATGA
- the orf193-a1 gene encoding hypothetical protein, giving the protein MVSPPRDWKNRRASKWVKASDMNRLTHKARDLSGGYLNSEGAVSRKTTLLSSKKDEGNFHIYMVNDSETEVVLSSLNKLQSVQNKINAKFFSILRDHWDDLVNIGLVMPSILSSINRKEGEDRLRRLWLKNKKIMDYFSVQDLINIWEKNIQAAHYEQYLLQLADALVGYKIYFHQYGRDAYFKSIMSYSFQS; this is encoded by the coding sequence ATGGTGTCCCCTCCGCGAGATTGGAAGAATCGCAGAGCATCAAAATGGGTGAAGGCCTCTGACATGAATCGTCTCACACACAAAGCACGTGATCTATCAGGCGGTTACTTAAATTCTGAGGGAGCGGTTTCTAGGAAGACCACACTGCTATCGAGTAAAAAGGACGAGGGTAATTTTCATATCTACATGGTAAATGATAGTGAGACTGAAGTAGTACTCTCTAGTCTGAACAAGCTGCAGAGCGTACAAAATAAAATAAATGCTAAGTTTTTCAGTATTCTTAGGGATCATTGGGATGATTTAGTGAATATAGGACTGGTCATGCCTAGCATTCTGTCTTCTATTAATAGGAAGGAAGGGGAAGATAGACTCAGAAGGCTCTGGTTGAAGAACAAAAAGATTATGGATTATTTCTCTGTTCAAGACTTGATCAACATATGGGAGAAGAACATTCAAGCGGCGCATTACGAACAATATCTCTTGCAACTAGCCGATGCTTTGGTGGGATATAAGATCTACTTCCACCAATACGGGAGGGATGCGTATTTCAAATCAATCATGAGCTACAGCTTTCAATCATGA